In a single window of the Planctomycetia bacterium genome:
- a CDS encoding SDR family oxidoreductase: MSNKIKRIVVTGGAGFLGSKLCTRLVEQGDDVICVDNFFTSQKSNVDHLLAKPNFELLRHDVTHPLWLEVDEIYNLACPAAPGHYQYNPIKTMKTSVMGAINMLGMAKRCRAKILQASTSEVYGDPEVHPQPESYRGSVNPIGTRACYDEGKRAAETLFMDYWRMNHVNIRLIRIFNTYGPGMHPYDGRVVSNFIQQALEGKDLTIFGDGSQTRSFCYRDDLIEGMIRMMNGPDEFVGPVNLGNPTEFTILELAKLVIELTGAKGKIIEKPLPADDPKQRKPDITLAKKWLDWEPTIPLREGLKKTIEWFRSIDMRKYRPPTPNY, from the coding sequence ATGAGCAACAAGATCAAACGGATCGTCGTAACCGGTGGGGCCGGGTTTCTCGGCTCGAAGCTCTGCACGCGGCTCGTCGAACAAGGAGACGACGTCATCTGCGTCGACAACTTCTTCACGAGCCAGAAGAGCAACGTCGATCATCTGCTCGCAAAGCCGAACTTCGAGCTGCTGCGCCACGACGTCACGCACCCGTTGTGGCTCGAAGTCGATGAGATCTACAACTTGGCTTGCCCCGCCGCGCCGGGCCATTATCAATACAACCCGATCAAGACGATGAAAACGTCGGTGATGGGGGCGATCAACATGCTGGGCATGGCGAAGCGCTGCCGCGCGAAGATCCTGCAAGCGTCGACCAGCGAAGTGTACGGCGATCCCGAGGTGCATCCGCAGCCGGAGTCGTATCGCGGGAGCGTCAACCCGATCGGCACGCGCGCCTGCTACGACGAAGGGAAGCGCGCCGCCGAAACGCTGTTTATGGATTACTGGCGGATGAACCATGTGAACATCCGGTTGATCCGGATCTTCAACACTTACGGGCCCGGGATGCATCCCTACGACGGGCGCGTGGTGTCGAACTTCATTCAGCAAGCGCTCGAAGGAAAAGATCTGACGATCTTCGGCGACGGAAGCCAAACGCGGAGCTTCTGCTATCGCGACGACTTGATCGAAGGGATGATCCGGATGATGAACGGGCCGGACGAGTTCGTCGGGCCGGTGAACCTCGGCAACCCGACCGAGTTCACGATCTTGGAGCTTGCGAAGCTCGTGATCGAGCTGACCGGCGCGAAAGGGAAGATCATCGAGAAGCCGCTACCGGCCGACGATCCGAAACAGCGCAAGCCCGACATCACGCTGGCGAAGAAATGGCTCGACTGGGAACCGACGATCCCGCTGCGCGAAGGGCTCAAGAAAACGATCGAGTGGTTCCGCTCGATCGACATGCGCAAGTATCGGCCGCCGACGCCGAACTACTAA
- a CDS encoding DUF2760 domain-containing protein, producing the protein MGRLAIALKSFFRALGNQEFAGRVALLLDGSASPQPAKAAPENVPAAAPSPVKAAAPAKPKPTRNDALSLLFALQREARLVDFLKESISAYDDAQIGAAVRDVHRDCAAAIERIFALRPATEQAEGSPLEVAEGFDAARFRLTGNVVGKPPFRGMVAHHGWQATRCELPAWTGSEAAQTIVAPIELEIK; encoded by the coding sequence GTGGGTCGGCTAGCCATCGCCTTGAAGTCCTTTTTCCGAGCGCTTGGGAACCAAGAATTCGCCGGTCGCGTAGCGCTGCTGTTAGACGGTTCGGCGAGCCCGCAACCGGCGAAAGCCGCTCCGGAAAACGTCCCCGCCGCGGCGCCGAGCCCGGTCAAAGCGGCTGCGCCGGCGAAGCCCAAGCCGACGCGCAACGATGCCCTTAGCCTCCTTTTCGCCTTGCAGCGCGAGGCACGCTTGGTCGATTTCCTGAAGGAGTCCATCTCGGCCTACGACGACGCTCAGATCGGCGCCGCGGTGCGCGACGTGCATCGCGATTGCGCCGCTGCGATCGAACGGATCTTCGCGCTCCGGCCGGCGACCGAGCAAGCGGAGGGAAGCCCGTTGGAAGTCGCCGAGGGGTTCGATGCGGCCCGCTTTCGCCTTACCGGCAACGTCGTCGGGAAGCCACCGTTTCGCGGGATGGTAGCCCACCATGGTTGGCAAGCGACACGGTGCGAACTCCCCGCCTGGACCGGCAGCGAAGCCGCACAGACGATCGTCGCCCCGATCGAACTTGAAATCAAATAA
- a CDS encoding Gfo/Idh/MocA family oxidoreductase has translation MSLPLDRAHAASVSASVPQVSRRRFLKTSLAASAALAAPYFVPRSAFGANDRIVTGHIGVKNQGMSNLRSFSKLDGSLCTVGPVCDVDSKVLADAQAAMQKVLMRDVEGVADYRKLLDRQDIDAIVISTPDHWHARMTIDACLAGKDVYCEKPLTHTIFEGRKMIDAVRAGKRIVQTGSQQRSDEKFRQACELVRSGRLGKLKEVLVGIPKPNHPGEPIPDSAPPPELDFNAWLGPAPERAYNKNHVHYNFRFFRDYSGGQMTNFGAHHIDIAHWGMGMDESGPLEIEGTGTFHPQHWHEVTETCRVTYKYPNDVTMIVGQQQKDIPGGVTFIGSEGRIFVARGKIVVEPEYLLKEPLKAEDVRLYVSENHHRNFLECVASRKPPVCEIEIGHRAATACHLGNIAIQTGRKIRWDAVKEAVIDDSEAQALTSRKYRAPFTI, from the coding sequence ATGTCTTTGCCCCTCGATCGTGCGCACGCTGCTTCGGTTTCGGCTTCGGTTCCGCAAGTTTCGCGGCGGCGATTCCTCAAGACTTCGCTGGCCGCTTCGGCTGCGCTGGCGGCGCCGTATTTCGTCCCCCGCTCGGCCTTCGGCGCGAACGACCGGATCGTCACCGGGCACATCGGCGTGAAGAACCAAGGGATGTCGAACTTAAGAAGCTTCTCGAAGCTCGATGGTTCGCTCTGCACGGTCGGCCCGGTGTGCGATGTCGACTCGAAAGTGCTAGCCGATGCGCAAGCCGCGATGCAGAAGGTGCTTATGCGCGACGTCGAAGGGGTCGCCGATTATCGCAAGCTGCTCGATCGGCAAGACATCGACGCGATCGTCATCAGCACGCCCGACCATTGGCACGCCCGGATGACGATCGACGCTTGCCTGGCCGGAAAAGACGTCTATTGCGAGAAGCCGCTGACGCACACGATCTTCGAAGGGCGCAAGATGATCGACGCGGTCCGCGCGGGAAAGCGGATCGTGCAAACCGGTTCGCAGCAACGTTCCGACGAAAAGTTCCGGCAGGCTTGCGAGTTGGTCCGCTCCGGCCGGCTCGGGAAGTTGAAGGAAGTGTTGGTGGGGATCCCGAAGCCGAATCATCCCGGCGAGCCGATTCCCGACAGCGCTCCACCGCCGGAGCTCGATTTCAACGCCTGGCTCGGGCCCGCCCCGGAGCGCGCGTATAACAAGAACCACGTCCATTACAACTTCCGCTTCTTTCGCGACTACTCGGGCGGGCAGATGACGAACTTCGGCGCGCATCATATCGACATCGCGCATTGGGGCATGGGAATGGACGAATCCGGCCCACTCGAAATCGAAGGGACCGGCACGTTCCACCCGCAGCATTGGCACGAAGTCACCGAGACCTGCCGCGTCACGTATAAGTACCCGAACGACGTGACGATGATCGTCGGCCAGCAGCAGAAAGACATTCCCGGCGGGGTAACGTTCATCGGCTCCGAAGGAAGGATTTTCGTAGCCCGCGGCAAGATCGTCGTCGAGCCGGAATACTTGTTGAAGGAGCCGCTCAAGGCCGAAGATGTGCGGCTGTATGTGAGCGAGAACCATCATCGCAACTTCTTGGAATGCGTGGCGTCGCGCAAGCCGCCGGTGTGCGAGATCGAGATCGGTCATCGCGCGGCCACGGCTTGCCATCTCGGCAACATCGCAATTCAAACCGGTCGCAAGATCCGCTGGGACGCCGTGAAAGAGGCCGTTATCGACGACTCGGAAGCGCAGGCCCTTACGAGCCGCAAGTATCGCGCACCGTTCACGATCTAA
- a CDS encoding UDP-glucose/GDP-mannose dehydrogenase family protein, whose product MRIAVIGTGYVGLVSGTCFADSGNEVICVDIDAAKIEALKRGEIPIFEPGLTEMVIHNIEADRLHFTTDLAAGVREADLVFLAVGTPSAHDGSADLTNLWKVVEQMASHLPTQAIVVTKSTVPVGTNAGIRARLKAATGRDCDVASNPEFLKEGAAIDDFVKPDRVVVGVTSTRAAEALRTLYHPFLRTEKPFLVMSPESAEMTKYVANALLSTKISFINEMANLCELMAADVNDVRRGIGTDSRIGLAFLFPGVGYGGSCFPKDVRALESMAKSKGYELKILPAVDAVNDRQKTVLLEKVLKHFGNDTAGKTIAVWGLAFKPRTDDIREAPALAMIDQLLARGAKIQVHDPEAMENVRKKYGDKLHYADRPYDTLIDADALLIMTEWKEFQNLNLAAIRKLMRKPVIFDGRNIYEPKALRDAGFTYYSIGRAPVLP is encoded by the coding sequence ATGCGCATCGCAGTGATCGGAACGGGATACGTCGGGCTGGTGAGCGGAACTTGTTTTGCCGATAGCGGCAACGAGGTGATTTGCGTCGATATCGATGCGGCTAAGATCGAGGCTCTGAAGCGCGGTGAGATTCCGATCTTCGAGCCGGGCCTGACCGAGATGGTGATCCACAACATCGAGGCCGACCGCCTCCACTTCACGACCGATCTCGCGGCCGGTGTGCGCGAGGCCGACCTCGTGTTCCTCGCCGTCGGCACGCCGAGCGCGCACGACGGCTCGGCCGACTTGACGAACCTCTGGAAGGTCGTCGAACAGATGGCGAGCCACTTGCCGACGCAAGCGATCGTCGTGACGAAAAGCACGGTGCCGGTCGGCACGAACGCCGGCATTCGCGCTCGGCTGAAAGCCGCGACCGGCCGCGATTGCGACGTCGCGAGCAATCCGGAATTCTTAAAAGAAGGGGCCGCGATCGACGACTTCGTAAAGCCCGACCGCGTGGTCGTCGGCGTGACGAGCACGCGCGCGGCCGAAGCGCTCCGCACGCTCTATCATCCGTTTCTACGAACGGAAAAACCGTTTCTCGTTATGTCGCCCGAAAGCGCGGAGATGACGAAGTACGTCGCCAACGCGCTGCTGTCGACGAAGATCAGCTTCATCAACGAGATGGCGAATCTGTGCGAACTGATGGCGGCCGACGTGAACGACGTGCGCCGCGGCATCGGCACCGATAGCCGAATCGGGCTCGCTTTTCTTTTTCCCGGCGTCGGCTACGGCGGCAGCTGCTTTCCGAAAGACGTGCGGGCCTTGGAGTCGATGGCGAAGAGCAAAGGGTACGAGCTCAAGATTTTGCCGGCCGTCGATGCGGTGAACGATCGGCAGAAGACCGTGCTCTTGGAAAAAGTGCTGAAGCATTTCGGCAACGATACGGCAGGGAAGACGATCGCCGTGTGGGGGCTGGCCTTCAAGCCGCGCACAGACGACATTCGCGAAGCGCCGGCCTTGGCGATGATCGATCAACTGCTTGCGCGCGGGGCGAAGATTCAGGTCCACGACCCGGAAGCGATGGAGAACGTGCGCAAGAAATACGGCGACAAGCTGCACTATGCCGATCGCCCGTACGACACGCTAATCGACGCCGACGCGCTGTTGATTATGACCGAATGGAAGGAGTTTCAGAATTTGAATCTCGCGGCCATTCGGAAGCTGATGCGCAAGCCGGTCATTTTCGACGGCCGCAACATCTACGAACCGAAAGCGCTGCGCGACGCCGGCTTCACCTACTATAGCATCGGCCGGGCTCCGGTTTTGCCGTAA
- a CDS encoding toll/interleukin-1 receptor domain-containing protein, with protein MAKAIQKQILFISHVAEEIAIGKAFEKLIDETFMGLMKPFVSDIPLGLQWYETISKNLKDCSAGVVMVGPRSVRRPWINWESGAIWGQGKKIIPLCHSGLIPTKLPYPLQGLQAGIATDAESLNLVLSVVAQCLGCNMRTVNVQPFIDAVKAFEIDDAKNNLLIKNEGSTDVDGMGKHEVDIMSALLTNLDNPEAAVPTDEIYKVATSMGHSRNAITLGLGMLKRRGLIEFADHGNYSNDVWFVTKPTPDGWEWLYSNSHLFIMTAEPEPAAKTNDDGPPLRRPGISPIREKPIRRPPVDDGDIPF; from the coding sequence ATGGCTAAAGCAATTCAAAAACAGATTCTTTTCATCTCGCACGTCGCCGAAGAGATTGCGATAGGCAAGGCGTTTGAGAAGCTGATAGACGAAACGTTTATGGGCCTAATGAAGCCGTTCGTTTCCGATATCCCGTTGGGTCTGCAATGGTACGAGACCATTAGTAAGAATTTGAAAGACTGCTCGGCCGGAGTCGTAATGGTCGGTCCGAGGTCGGTACGACGGCCTTGGATCAATTGGGAATCTGGAGCGATATGGGGGCAGGGCAAAAAGATTATTCCCCTATGCCACTCAGGATTGATACCGACCAAGTTGCCATACCCGTTGCAAGGTCTTCAAGCGGGAATAGCTACCGATGCTGAATCTCTAAACTTGGTTCTTTCAGTTGTCGCACAATGCTTAGGCTGCAACATGCGAACGGTCAACGTTCAGCCGTTTATTGATGCGGTTAAAGCATTCGAGATAGACGACGCAAAAAACAATCTTTTGATTAAGAATGAAGGATCGACCGACGTTGACGGAATGGGAAAACACGAAGTCGACATTATGAGTGCGTTACTCACGAACCTAGATAATCCCGAAGCAGCAGTACCGACAGATGAGATTTATAAAGTTGCGACATCGATGGGGCATTCTCGTAATGCAATTACGCTCGGTCTCGGGATGCTCAAGCGTAGGGGGCTAATCGAGTTTGCCGACCACGGAAATTATAGTAATGACGTGTGGTTCGTCACCAAGCCAACGCCCGATGGTTGGGAATGGCTTTATTCAAACTCGCACTTATTCATAATGACGGCGGAACCCGAACCAGCCGCCAAGACTAACGACGACGGGCCACCGTTGCGACGACCGGGTATTAGTCCGATAAGGGAAAAGCCCATTCGTCGGCCTCCTGTTGATGATGGAGACATTCCTTTTTAG
- a CDS encoding DUF2721 domain-containing protein yields the protein MEPLAANPLSLLTFIAAPAILTNASSIMSLGTANRFARAIDRARALSKEVGDQPRTDDPAKAFRVRQLRYAERRALLLVRALTAFYVSVGSFGAASLISLVAGALFVVQQDLPRQIALGIALCAGMVGVGGLVVGSGLLVWETRMTLYILREETAMMLRAHDA from the coding sequence ATGGAACCACTCGCGGCGAATCCGCTCAGCCTGCTTACTTTCATTGCGGCTCCCGCGATCTTAACGAACGCTTCGTCGATCATGTCGCTCGGCACGGCGAATCGTTTCGCGCGGGCGATCGATCGGGCCCGAGCGCTGTCGAAAGAAGTCGGCGATCAACCTCGCACCGATGATCCCGCGAAGGCGTTTCGCGTTCGCCAGTTGCGATATGCCGAGCGACGGGCCTTGCTGCTCGTTCGGGCACTCACGGCGTTCTACGTTTCCGTCGGCTCGTTCGGAGCGGCGAGTCTGATTTCGCTCGTCGCCGGGGCGCTCTTCGTCGTACAGCAAGACCTGCCGCGGCAGATCGCGCTCGGCATCGCGCTATGCGCCGGAATGGTCGGCGTCGGCGGTCTGGTTGTCGGTTCCGGGCTACTCGTCTGGGAAACCCGAATGACGCTCTATATCCTTCGCGAAGAAACCGCGATGATGCTCCGCGCGCACGACGCCTAG